From a region of the Syngnathoides biaculeatus isolate LvHL_M chromosome 2, ASM1980259v1, whole genome shotgun sequence genome:
- the LOC133493784 gene encoding uncharacterized protein LOC133493784 isoform X1, producing MESEGAIILPEACFVSGFTRAVESRVKEALGETPPPADCPSARLFVVQSLRGDVVNWAHTNKMVCHPGMAKTRSVVEQRFWWPNLSKNVKDFVNACPICAANTWSQHVKWVEYAHNSLPFASTGMPPLHIVHGYPPSLFPPLATDSAVPSALALVRHCKRTWEASRRTLLRMGNIYKSAADRKRRAAPEIRVGQRMWLSTKDLTLRMESRKLAPRCVGPFPITKIINPVAVSLRLPRSMKVEPTFHIGRLRPDRPSPPAKPPPHGERRAGVHSAPVAVFPPQKQGVPVPGGFGGIRTGGALLDPLALH from the coding sequence atgGAATCAGAGGGCGCTattatcctgccagaggcgtgcttcgtgtccggcttcacccgggcggtcgagtcgcgggtgaaggaggccctgggagagactccgccacccgcggattgtccgtcggccCGCCTTTTCGTTGTTCAGTCTCTGCGaggagacgtcgtcaactgggcccacaccaacaagatggtctgccacccgggtatggcaaaaacgcgttcagtggttgaacagaggttctggtggcccaacctcagcaagaaCGTGAAGGACTTCGTCAATGCCTGTCCGATATGCGCGGCTAATACGTGGAGCCAGCACGTCAAATGGGtagagtacgcccacaactctctgcccttcgcttcaacaggtatgccTCCACTCCACATTGTGCACGGCTATcccccctctctgtttccccccttggccacagactccgctgtgccgtcggccctggcacTGGTGCGGcactgcaaacggacctgggaggcgtcccggaggacgctgctgcgcatgggcaacatctacaagtccgcagcagaccgcaagaggagagccgcaccagaaATCAGGGTGGGGCAGCGGATGTGGCTCTCCACTAAGGATCTTacgctgcggatggaatcccgcaaacttgctcccaggtgcgttggtccgttccctatcaccaaaatcattaacccggtcgctgtatcacttagactacccaggtcgatgaaGGTGGAGCCTACATTCCACATTGGCAGACTACGCCCAGATCGTCCATCGCCTCCGGCTAAACCCCCCCCACATGGTGAACGGCGGGCCGGTGTACACAGTGccccggttgctgtcttcccgccgcagaagcagggggttccagtacctggtggatttGGAGGGATACGGACCGGAGGTGcactcttggatcccctcgccCTTCATTGA
- the LOC133493784 gene encoding uncharacterized protein LOC133493784 isoform X3, producing the protein MESEGAIILPEACFVSGFTRAVESRVKEALGETPPPADCPSARLFVVQSLRGDVVNWAHTNKMVCHPGMAKTRSVVEQRFWWPNLSKNVKDFVNACPICAANTWSQHVKWVEYAHNSLPFASTGMPPLHIVHGYPPSLFPPLATDSAVPSALALVRHCKRTWEASRRTLLRMGNIYKSAADRKRRAAPEIRVGQRMWLSTKDLTLRMESRKLAPRSMKVEPTFHIGRLRPDRPSPPAKPPPHGERRAGVHSAPVAVFPPQKQGVPVPGGFGGIRTGGALLDPLALH; encoded by the exons atgGAATCAGAGGGCGCTattatcctgccagaggcgtgcttcgtgtccggcttcacccgggcggtcgagtcgcgggtgaaggaggccctgggagagactccgccacccgcggattgtccgtcggccCGCCTTTTCGTTGTTCAGTCTCTGCGaggagacgtcgtcaactgggcccacaccaacaagatggtctgccacccgggtatggcaaaaacgcgttcagtggttgaacagaggttctggtggcccaacctcagcaagaaCGTGAAGGACTTCGTCAATGCCTGTCCGATATGCGCGGCTAATACGTGGAGCCAGCACGTCAAATGGGtagagtacgcccacaactctctgcccttcgcttcaacaggtatgccTCCACTCCACATTGTGCACGGCTATcccccctctctgtttccccccttggccacagactccgctgtgccgtcggccctggcacTGGTGCGGcactgcaaacggacctgggaggcgtcccggaggacgctgctgcgcatgggcaacatctacaagtccgcagcagaccgcaagaggagagccgcaccagaaATCAGGGTGGGGCAGCGGATGTGGCTCTCCACTAAGGATCTTacgctgcggatggaatcccgcaaacttgctcccag gtcgatgaaGGTGGAGCCTACATTCCACATTGGCAGACTACGCCCAGATCGTCCATCGCCTCCGGCTAAACCCCCCCCACATGGTGAACGGCGGGCCGGTGTACACAGTGccccggttgctgtcttcccgccgcagaagcagggggttccagtacctggtggatttGGAGGGATACGGACCGGAGGTGcactcttggatcccctcgccCTTCATTGA
- the LOC133493784 gene encoding uncharacterized protein LOC133493784 isoform X2: MESEGAIILPEACFVSGFTRAVESRVKEALGETPPPADCPSARLFVVQSLRGDVVNWAHTNKMVCHPGMAKTRSVVEQRFWWPNLSKNVKDFVNACPICAANTWSQHVKWVEYAHNSLPFASTDSAVPSALALVRHCKRTWEASRRTLLRMGNIYKSAADRKRRAAPEIRVGQRMWLSTKDLTLRMESRKLAPRCVGPFPITKIINPVAVSLRLPRSMKVEPTFHIGRLRPDRPSPPAKPPPHGERRAGVHSAPVAVFPPQKQGVPVPGGFGGIRTGGALLDPLALH, from the exons atgGAATCAGAGGGCGCTattatcctgccagaggcgtgcttcgtgtccggcttcacccgggcggtcgagtcgcgggtgaaggaggccctgggagagactccgccacccgcggattgtccgtcggccCGCCTTTTCGTTGTTCAGTCTCTGCGaggagacgtcgtcaactgggcccacaccaacaagatggtctgccacccgggtatggcaaaaacgcgttcagtggttgaacagaggttctggtggcccaacctcagcaagaaCGTGAAGGACTTCGTCAATGCCTGTCCGATATGCGCGGCTAATACGTGGAGCCAGCACGTCAAATGGGtagagtacgcccacaactctctgcccttcgcttcaacag actccgctgtgccgtcggccctggcacTGGTGCGGcactgcaaacggacctgggaggcgtcccggaggacgctgctgcgcatgggcaacatctacaagtccgcagcagaccgcaagaggagagccgcaccagaaATCAGGGTGGGGCAGCGGATGTGGCTCTCCACTAAGGATCTTacgctgcggatggaatcccgcaaacttgctcccaggtgcgttggtccgttccctatcaccaaaatcattaacccggtcgctgtatcacttagactacccaggtcgatgaaGGTGGAGCCTACATTCCACATTGGCAGACTACGCCCAGATCGTCCATCGCCTCCGGCTAAACCCCCCCCACATGGTGAACGGCGGGCCGGTGTACACAGTGccccggttgctgtcttcccgccgcagaagcagggggttccagtacctggtggatttGGAGGGATACGGACCGGAGGTGcactcttggatcccctcgccCTTCATTGA